CAATCACGACGTCCTTCTCACGGCCGATGGCTTTCAGGGCCTGATAGGCACCTGCAGCAGCGGGTTCGTTGATGGTGTACACGAGGTTGATATTGGGGTTCTTCTGCAGGCAGTTCTCCATAGCGGTCTGCCCCTTGGCCTGATCGCCGAACGTGTCTTGCGCGCAGGCAATGGCACTACCGGTTACCTGGTTGGGAGTCTTATCGGTAATACCTTTCACGCCGAAACCCGCGAGGAATCCGTTGTGCCGGGCAATGCCGACTGGGTGACCTGGGAAGAGGTCGAGGGTGGCGATAACCGGCGTTTTACCGGCGATGGCCCGCTTGGCGTACTGACCGATGAGCACACCCGCCTGATAGTTGTTCGTGGCGAACAGGGCGTCAACACCGCTGACAGGGTCGGTGGGGCTGTCAAGCGCAATGACCAGGACGCCTGCGTCACGCGCCTTCTTAAGGGCCGGGATGATGGCTTGAGCGTTGTTGGGCGTAATCAGGATGGTTTTGGCACCGGCAGCAAGCATGTTCTCAAGGGCTGTGACCTGCCCAGCATTGTCACCATCGGTTCGCCCAGCTCCCGTGAGCAGTTTGGCACCGAGGCGCTTGGCTTCCGCTTGAGCGCCTTCTTTCATCTTCACGAAGAAGGGGTTGGTTTCTGTCTTCGTGATCAGCCCAATGACAGGCTGGGCACCGGTCTGCGCATGAGCGCCGAAGGCGGCAGAAGCGGCGAGGGTGGCGGCAAGGGCAGCAGTCAGTTTGCGGTGTTCCATGGTCATTCTCCTAAAGGGTGAGAGGGCTCAAGGGCGAAGGGCAGCCGGGGGTGGAGGAGGGCGAATTGGAGGCGGACCAGTGGACCGCCGGACGATGAGTTCAGTAGGCAGTTGAAGGTGGGCGCCGGAGATAGCGTCGTGCCCGTCCAGTTCGGCCAGAAGTTGATGGCAGGCGGTCATCCCCAGTTCATAAGCGGGCTGAGCAACCACAGTCAGGGGAGGTGTCATGGTCTGCGCCCAGCGAGAGTCGTCAAAACCTACGATCGACAGGTCTTCCGGAATGCGCAAGCCCAGACTCTGAGCAGCCAGGACAGCGCCCACCGTCATTTCGTTGTTACCGACAAACAGCGCGGTTGGCCGCAGGGACGCAGGCAGGCTCAGGAGATGAACGGCTGCCCGGCGACCGTCCTCTTCCCGGTGATGACCCGGCATAACCAATTCCGGCCGGTAAGGCACACCCGCCGTGTCGAGGGCTTTACGAAATCCCTCGTGCCGCTCAACGGCCGTGCTGATGTCGAGTTGCCCCACAATCATCCCAATCCGGGTGTGCCCCAACTGGGCGAGGTGAGCAGTTCCAACGCACGCACCCGTCACGTTATCCACTGTGACGGTAGTGACGCCAGGTCGCCCAGTCGCGCGGTCAAGTTCCACCATGGGCAAGTGGGCGATGGCCTGTAGGTTTTCTCTGGCTGCAGAGGTCGGGACCACAATCAACCCTCTGGGGAGGTGTCCACGCAGGGTGTCGATGGCATGGCGTTCCTTCTGCGGCTCTTCGTCGCTGTTGAAGAGAAAGACGTTGTAGCCTTGGCGTTCCGCTGCGTCCTGTACGCCTTTGGCCAGAAGGGCATGAAAGGGATTGAGGATGTCAGTCACGATCAGACCGATGATTCGCGTTTCACGCTGGCGAAGACCGCGAGCCAGAACGTTCGGTTGGTACCCCAGGTCTTGCGCCGCTTTTAGCACCCGTTCGCGGGTGGCAATGGCCACCATCTCAGGCCGACTCAGCGCGCGAGACGCTGTGGCGGTCGAGACTTTTGCAAGGTGCGCGACTTCTTCGATCCTGGGCATAGTGAACGGAACCTCATGGGGTGGCTGCAACCGATTGCAGCTGAGACGTGGGTTTTACGTATTAGGTGCTGAGGCGGGAAAAGGAGAGGAGTTACTAATTCGTATTAGATCGTCAGCTAAGAAGTTTGTGCTGGGGAACCAGGTGCAGGCGAAGGGTGGAGCACAGGCAGTTCGCTGCAAAGGATTACATTGAGATACCTCAGTGTGAGGTGGCATCTGAAGCTTGTCAAGGGGACCCCCCAGCAGAAGATCTAGAAGAGGGTGCTCCGACGAACAACCTCAGCTTGTCTGGGCGACACGACCACACCCTCGGAGGTCGACTGTCACGCTGCCCCTCATGATTTCGTCTTTTCCCTTGATCGTGAGTGCTGGCGAAGCGCTGACAGATCTCGTGACTGCTGGTGGACAGCACTGGCACGCCCACGCTGGCGGTGCCGGTTGGAATGTCGCCCGTGCCTGCGCTCGCCTGGGCGTTCCTACTGCGTTCGCTGGTGCCGTAGGTGACGACAATTTCGGTCATGAGATCTGGCATGAAAGTGAGATTGCAGGGCTCGACCTACGCTTTCTCCAACGGGTTCCACAACCCACTTTGATGGCCGTCGTCTACCAGCTCCACCCCCCTGCGTACCGCTTCCTCGGCGAGAACAGCGCAGACTTACACTTCTGTGCTGACCGCCTTCCTCCGGGGTGGATGCAGGCTGCACGTTGGTTGCATGTCGGGGGCATCAGCCTGGCTCGAGCACCGCTTGCTCTGACGCTGCTGAGCTTGATCGAGAAAGCGAAAGCCGCTGGCGTGAAGATTAGCTTCGACCCCAATGCCCGCATTGCGCATCACCACCCGGACTACACGGATGTGTTTCAGACCGTGGTGCGTCAGGCGGACCTGTTGAAATTCAGTGATGAGGATTTGAGGTTCTTCTTTCCGGAGCAGCCGGAGGAAGAAGCCCTGCAGCGGTTGCGTGCGTGGAACCCCCAGTGCCCAATTGTGGTCTCGCGAGGAGCAAAGGGAGCAACGCTCTTTCAGTCCAGTGCCAAGGAGGATCTCCCCACGGTTCAGGCCGTCGTGGCCGATACCGTTGGTGCGGGAGACGCGCTGTGTGCGGGGCTGCTTAGCAGCGCGACGCAACAGCCTGAAGCGCCATGGACCCACCACCTCGAGGTGGGCCTGCGCGCTGCTGCCGCGGCTTGCGCGCGTCATGGGGCCTACGCACCCACGCCAGCGGATCTGGAAGCCTTGGACGAGCAGCCAGCTTTGATCGGTTGAGTCTGTGCCTTGCGCCCAGGGGTTGACAACTGAAGATGCAGTGGGCAGCATGAATTGCCGAACGAAGTGGATGGGGCGCACTAGGCGTCCGGTTGAGGCGTTGGTTGTGTGAGCGGACTAATACGTATCAGGAGAAGACAATGAAGCGATTCGCCCTGACGGCCCTCGCCGTGACATTCGCCTGGCCTGCCCTTGCTGCGCCCGTCACCATCACCCTGTGGCATCACGACAGCACGGATACCGAAGTGAATGCCAACAAGGCAGCCATCGCCCGGTTCAATGCCTCTCAAAACAAGTACAGAGTGGTGGCAGAGACCCTCCCCAAAGGAAGCTACACGCAGTCCATCACGGCAGCAGCGCTGGCCAAAAAGCTCCCCTGCATCTTCGCTATGGACCAACCGACCGTCCCCAATTTCGCATGGTCCGGTTACATCCGCCCGCTGGACACCTACTTGCACACCAGCATCAGAAAAGACCTCAGTCCCGGTGCTCAGGGCACTTACAAAGGCAAGCTCTATTCCGTCGGTCAATTCGACGTCGCGCTGGGCATCCTCGCGCGTAAGAGCGCCCTGCAAAAAGCTGGGCTCCGGACTCCGACGGTGGCGAAACCCTGGACCCGCAAAGAGTTCGACGAGGCGCTCGTCAAACTTAAAGCGCTCCCAGGCTACGAGTACGCCATCCAACTGCATAACGGCAACGACGGCGAGTGGTGGACCTACGCGTACAGCCCCCTCTTGCAGAGTTTCGGTGGCGACCTCATCGACCGCAAAACCATGCTCAGAGCCGATGGCATCATCAACAGTGACCTCGCCGTAGAATTTGGCGAATGGTTCCAGAACCTTTTTGCCAAAGGTTACGCGAACAAAAAGCCCGGAGAGGGTGACGCCTTCCTGCTCGGACAAGTGCCGCTGGATTACAACGGGTCCTGGGCCTACGCCGACGCGAAGAAGAAATGGGGCAGCGACGTGGTGGTCTTGCCACCCCCCAACCTCGGCAACGCACCCAGAATCGGGAGTGGATCCTGGCAGTGGGGCATCAGCAGCAGTTGCCCAAACCCTGAAGGAGGGGCCGCCTTTATCAACTTCATGATGAGCCCCCGTGAGGTCGCCACCATCAGCAAGGTCACCAGCCTGATTCCCACCACAAGCGCGGCGGCAGCCCTCACCACCGATTACCGCGCGGGTGGGTCAGCGCGGTTTTACTACACGTTCGCCAAACGCTACGCGCTCAGCCGCCCGCCCACACCTGCCTACCCCATCATCACCAGCGCCTTTGAGAAGGCCCTCCGGTCTATCGTCGCTGGAGCCGACGTCCAAGACAGCCTTGATAACGCCGCTGATGCCATCGAGAATGACATTCAAAGGAACAAGGGATACGGCTTCTGAAGCCAGCGCTGGCTTCATCCTCATAACGGGGGGAGCGTACGCTCTCCCCGTCGCGTTTGAGGTGTTCCTCGCCTCCACAAGGAGATCTGAATCACGCACCCGCCCTCCACTGACATGCAGTCTCCTGCCCTTTCAAGGGTGGACTGCCATGCTCGGCGGTCATCAGACACGCCCATAGCCCTCCTGATGCTTGCCCCCGCCCTGATCGGACTGCTGACCTTTGTGGTCATTCCATTTCTCCTCGCTGTGTCATTCAGCTTCACCAACCAGCGGCTCCTGTCACCAAATCCCACGCAGTTCATCGGGCTGGAGAATTACGCGCGGCTGCTCAGCGTCCGCCTCTTACCCGTCCACGCCCAGCAAGGAGGGGACGGCACGTTGTCCCGAGACGACCAGGGTCGGTTGATATTTCCCCGCGTGCGTCAAATTGTTCGTCAGAGTGGTCATCTGGCCCGGTACAAAGAGGTGCAGGGCGTCACCGTTGGTCCCACCCGGTACGTGCTGATTGCTCGCGACCCAATATTTTGGCGCGCACTGCTGAATACCCTGACCTTCGCGTTGCTGGTCGTGCCCCTCCAGTGTGGACTGGCTCTCGCCCTGGCCCTGCTCGTCAACCAGCGACTTCCTGGAATGACGTTTTTCCGAACCGTGTTCTTCAGCCCCGTGATGGCGAGCATGGTGGTGTTGAGCATCCTGTGGTCTCTGCTGTACGACCAGAAGTTCGGCCTGATCAACCAGATGCTCTCCACGATCAGTTCCGGCCGCATTCCGCCC
The sequence above is drawn from the Deinococcus hopiensis KR-140 genome and encodes:
- a CDS encoding carbohydrate kinase family protein, whose amino-acid sequence is MISSFPLIVSAGEALTDLVTAGGQHWHAHAGGAGWNVARACARLGVPTAFAGAVGDDNFGHEIWHESEIAGLDLRFLQRVPQPTLMAVVYQLHPPAYRFLGENSADLHFCADRLPPGWMQAARWLHVGGISLARAPLALTLLSLIEKAKAAGVKISFDPNARIAHHHPDYTDVFQTVVRQADLLKFSDEDLRFFFPEQPEEEALQRLRAWNPQCPIVVSRGAKGATLFQSSAKEDLPTVQAVVADTVGAGDALCAGLLSSATQQPEAPWTHHLEVGLRAAAAACARHGAYAPTPADLEALDEQPALIG
- a CDS encoding LacI family DNA-binding transcriptional regulator, with the translated sequence MPRIEEVAHLAKVSTATASRALSRPEMVAIATRERVLKAAQDLGYQPNVLARGLRQRETRIIGLIVTDILNPFHALLAKGVQDAAERQGYNVFLFNSDEEPQKERHAIDTLRGHLPRGLIVVPTSAARENLQAIAHLPMVELDRATGRPGVTTVTVDNVTGACVGTAHLAQLGHTRIGMIVGQLDISTAVERHEGFRKALDTAGVPYRPELVMPGHHREEDGRRAAVHLLSLPASLRPTALFVGNNEMTVGAVLAAQSLGLRIPEDLSIVGFDDSRWAQTMTPPLTVVAQPAYELGMTACHQLLAELDGHDAISGAHLQLPTELIVRRSTGPPPIRPPPPPAALRP
- a CDS encoding sugar ABC transporter substrate-binding protein, which encodes MEHRKLTAALAATLAASAAFGAHAQTGAQPVIGLITKTETNPFFVKMKEGAQAEAKRLGAKLLTGAGRTDGDNAGQVTALENMLAAGAKTILITPNNAQAIIPALKKARDAGVLVIALDSPTDPVSGVDALFATNNYQAGVLIGQYAKRAIAGKTPVIATLDLFPGHPVGIARHNGFLAGFGVKGITDKTPNQVTGSAIACAQDTFGDQAKGQTAMENCLQKNPNINLVYTINEPAAAGAYQALKAIGREKDVVIVSVDGGCAGVRNVTAGVIAATSQQYPLKMAAMGVKAGVDYAKTGKKVTGYVDTGVTLVAAKAVSGVKSSDTKFGLANCWGK
- a CDS encoding ABC transporter substrate-binding protein: MKRFALTALAVTFAWPALAAPVTITLWHHDSTDTEVNANKAAIARFNASQNKYRVVAETLPKGSYTQSITAAALAKKLPCIFAMDQPTVPNFAWSGYIRPLDTYLHTSIRKDLSPGAQGTYKGKLYSVGQFDVALGILARKSALQKAGLRTPTVAKPWTRKEFDEALVKLKALPGYEYAIQLHNGNDGEWWTYAYSPLLQSFGGDLIDRKTMLRADGIINSDLAVEFGEWFQNLFAKGYANKKPGEGDAFLLGQVPLDYNGSWAYADAKKKWGSDVVVLPPPNLGNAPRIGSGSWQWGISSSCPNPEGGAAFINFMMSPREVATISKVTSLIPTTSAAAALTTDYRAGGSARFYYTFAKRYALSRPPTPAYPIITSAFEKALRSIVAGADVQDSLDNAADAIENDIQRNKGYGF
- a CDS encoding carbohydrate ABC transporter permease yields the protein MLAPALIGLLTFVVIPFLLAVSFSFTNQRLLSPNPTQFIGLENYARLLSVRLLPVHAQQGGDGTLSRDDQGRLIFPRVRQIVRQSGHLARYKEVQGVTVGPTRYVLIARDPIFWRALLNTLTFALLVVPLQCGLALALALLVNQRLPGMTFFRTVFFSPVMASMVVLSILWSLLYDQKFGLINQMLSTISSGRIPPIDWLGNSQTALIAIVIMSAWQGMGFQMIIFLAGLQGVPSELYEAAELDGANTLQRFRFVTLPALRNTTVFVLTTTVIAALGLFTQVDVMTQGGPGEATTTIMLHAIRTGFREQDIAYGSTITVVFFLMILALAALQRRSLFRGDA